One Thioclava sp. ES.031 genomic window, GTGGGCCGCGCGGCGTTGAAAAGCGGCGCGGCCCTTGTGTCTGTGGCCTCCGTGGTGCGGAGCGAGGCGTGGCTCAGCTTGCCTCGAGCGCCGCGATGATCGCGCCGAAATCGCTGGCCTTGAGCGAGGCCCCGCCCACCAGCGCGCCATCAACGTTGGAGGTCGCGAAAATCTCTTCCGCGTTGGAGGGTTTGACCGAGCCGCCATAGAGCAGGCGCATCCCGTTGCCCTCATCGGCGAAGCGCGCGACCAGCGTGTTGCGCATGAAGTCATGCACCTCGGCGATCTGCTCCAGCGTCGGCGTGCGGCCCGTGCCGATCGCCCAGACGGGTTCATAGGCGATCACGCAATTGGCCGCGGTCGCACCATCGGGAACGGACCCGGCAAGCTGCGCGCCGATCACGTCGAGCGTCTGTTCGCCGTCGCGCTGCGCCTCCGTTTCGCCCACGCAGATCACCGCGATCAGACCTGCGCCAATCGCCGCCTCGGCCTTGGCGCGCACGATCAGGTCGCTTTCGTGGTGGTCCGCGCGACGCTCGGAATGGCCGACGATGACGTAAGAGCCACCCGCATCCGCGATCATCTGCGCCGAGATGTCGCCGGTATGCGCGCCGCTTTCGTTCATGTGGCAATCCTGCCCGCCGACCGCGAGCTTGCCGCCAGCCGCTTCCGCCATCGCGCCGATCAGCGTCGCGGGCGGGCAGAGCAGCACGTCACAGGCGGGGGACGGATGCGCTTCGGTCAGCGCCGAGACCTCGCCCAGATTGCTCTTGAGCCCGTTCATCTTCCAATTGCCGGCGGCCAGTTTCTTGCGCATGTGCGATTATTCTCCCTGATGTCGTTGGGCCTGACATTAGGGCAGGGGGCGCAGGCTCGCAAAGGGCAAATTGGCGCGGGGACGCGACTTAGCCGTTGCTCTGGGGGGCTTCCATATCGGCGAACTTGATCGACTCGCCGCAGCCGCATTCATCGACCACGTTCGGATTGCGGAACTTGAAGCCCGATTCCAGAAGGCCGGTCTCGTAGTCGATCTCGGTGCCCAGCATGAACATCTGCGCCATCGGCGCGATCAGCACACGGGCGGGACCCTTTTCCACGACGATATCCATCGGCCCGGCCTCGGCCGCGACCTCCATCGTGTATTCCATGCCCGCGCAGCCCCCTTTCTTAACGCCGATGCGGAAGCCAGCCGCATCCTCGCGCGACATCAGCTTGGCGATCTGCGCGACGGCGGCGTCGGTCAGGGTGACGGGATCTTGTCCGGGGACGTTGAACATTGGGGGCTCTCCTTCACCGAGTAATTTAGTCGGGGACGGGCAGGATTCCAAGGGGCGGAAGCTGTCCCAAAAGCGCGAGCGTGGCGTAAGAGGCGGCGAGCGCCCAGCCGAAAGAGGCCAGCGTGCCGATGATCACATATTCGGATTTAAGCTGCGTGTCGCTCTTCGAAAGGTAAGGCTCCGGGGAGGACCGTCTTTCGGACTTGAGGCTGGCGGCGTAGGTCCGGAGCTATGTCCGACCATAGATACAGACCCGAAATTGAGATCCTTTCTGTCACCGATACCGGGCGCCGTCGGCGTTGGACGGATGAAGAGAAGGTGCGCATCGTTGAAGAAAGCTTTGGCGGTAGAGGGCGTGTCGCCGAGACAGCCCGGCGTCATGATATTGGCCGCACCCTGCTGGTGCGCTGGCGTCGCCAATACCGCGAAGGCAGGCTGACGAGCGGCGATGCACGACCGCAGTTCACACCGTTGGCCATCGCCGCTCCTGAAGAAGCGGAGGATCAAGGCGGACCGTTTGCACCGGTTCCGACGCCAGAGACAGCCGAGGTCCTGATGGCAGATATTACCCTCGCGAATGGCCGTCGCCTGTCTGTGGCGGCCACGATTGACCCGATGGTGCTGGCGCGCCTCGTGCAAGCCCTGGATCCGTCATGATCGCGTTCCCGGCGGGGGTGCGCGTCTGGATCGCGGGCGGAGTGACTGACATGCGGCGCGGTATGAACACCTTGGCGTTGACGGTGCAGCAGGGTCTGGGGCGCGATCCCCATGCCGGCGAGATCTTCTGCTTTCGCGGGCGCAAGGGCGAGCTGGTCAAGCTTCTCTGGCACGACGGGGTGGGCATGTCGCTCTATACGAAGCGGCTGGAGGCGGGGAAGTTCATCTGGCCGACCAGTGGAAGCGGCGAGGCGGTGCAGATCTCCGCGGCCCAGCTCGGTTATCTTCTGGAGGGGATCGACTGGCGCAATCCACGCTGGACCCAACGCCCTGCAAAGGCGGGATAAATTGGCCTCATCGACCTTATTTGCATGGGCTTTCCGATGCCGGCATGGTAGGTCTTGGCCATGTCGAACAACGCTTCCGAGATTGCCAGATTGCGCGCCGCGCTCGCGGCCTCCGAGGCCCGTGCCGAGGCCGCCGAGAGCGAGCTGGCGCAGACCCGGGCGGTGGTCTCGACCTCCGAGGCGATGATCAAGCATCTCCGGCTCGAGATCGCCAAGCTCCGACGCGAGCAATACGGCCACAGCTCGGAACGCCGCGCCCGACTGATCGACCAGATGGAATTGCAGCTCGAGGAACTCGAAGCCGCGGCCACCGAAGACGAGATTGCCGCCGAGAAGCTGGCGAAGACCACGATCGTCGCGGGGCTCAAACGTCGCCGCCCGGCGCGCAAGCCTTTCCCGGAGCATCTGCCGCGCGAGCGCGTGGTGATCGCGGCGCCCACGGCCTGTTCCTGCTGCGGCTCGGATCGCATCGTGAAGATGGGGGAAGACGTCACCGAGACGTTGGAGGTGATCCCGCGGCAGTGGAAGGTGATCCAGACCGTCCGCGAGAAGTTCACCTGCCGGACCTGCGAGAAGATCAGCCAACCGCCGGCGCCCTTCCACGCCACGCCGCGCGGATGGGCTGGCCCGAACCTGCTGGCGACGATCCTCTTTGAGAAGTTTGGACAGCATCAGCCGCTCAATCGCCAGGCCGAACGCTATGCCCGGGAAGGCGTCGATCTCAGCCTGTCGACCCTCGCCGACCAGGTTGGCGCCTGCGCCGCCGCGCTGGAGCCGATCCATGCGTTGATCGGTGCCCATGTTCTGGATGGCGACCGCTTGCATGGCGACGATACGACAGTGCCGCTGTTGGCGAAGGGCGGGACAAAAACCGCCCGGCTCTGGACCTATGTCAGGGATGACCGACCCTTCGGCGGCGGGGCTCCACCTGCCGCGCTGTTCCAGTTCTCCCGCGACCGAGGAATGACCAACCCGAACCGGCATCTCGCCGGATGGCAGGGTATCCTGCAAGCCGATGCCTATGGGGGCTACAACGACCTCTACCGCGCCGACCGTGACCCGGGGCCGGTCGAGTCTGCGCTATGCTGGAGCCACGCCCGGCGCAAGTTCTTCGAGCTCGCCGACATCAAGGGGAACGCCCGGAAGGGCAAGCCGGCCCATGATATCTCCCCCGTCGCGCTGGAGGCCGTGGCCCGTATCGACGCGATCTTCGACATCGAGCGCGGAATCAACGGGCTGACGGCTGCAAAACGGCAGGCGGCCAGGCACCAGCTGTCCCGGCCTCTGGTCGAGGAGCTTCATGACTGGCTGCGTGCCGAGCGCGACCGGCTGTCGAAGCACAACCCGGTCGCCAAGGCGATCGACTACATGTTCAAGGCGGAGCGCTGGCCAGCCTTTACCGGGTTCCTCGAGGACGGCAGGATCTGCCTGACGAACAATGCCGCGGAGCGGGCGCTGCGCGGCATCGCCCTTGGCCGCAAGTCCTGGCTCTTCGCTGGCTCCGAGCGCGGCGGGGACCGCGCCGCCTTCATGTATTCCCTGATCGTTACCGCCAAGATGAACGATGTCGACCCTCAGGCCTGGCTCGCCGATGTCCTCGTCCGGTTGCCTGGCACGACCGCCTCCCGGGTGCCGGATCTGTTGCCCTGGAACTGGGCCCGGGCTGAGCAAAGGATAGCCGCATGACCCTGATCGCCCGCCTCCGGATCATCCTGAACGACGTCGACCCGCAGCCGATGCGCCATATCGAGGTGCCGCTGAAGATCAGGCTCGACCGGCTGCATGCGGTCATACAGGCTGCCATGGGCTGGACAGATACCCACCTCTACGAGTTCCGCGCCGGTGATGCCGGTTGGGGCGTGCCCGACCCGGACGGGTTCTACGACGGCCCCATGGACGCGAAGAAGACGACGTTGGAAAAGGTGCTCGAGGACACCGGCGCCAGGACGATCCAGTATATCTATGACTTCGGCGATGACTGGGACCACAGCATCCGTATCGAGCGGGTCTACGAGGCCATCCCCGGCATGATCTACCCACGGCTTCTCAAGGCGACCGGTGCCTGTCCACCCGAGGACGTCGGCGGTGCCTGGGGCTACGAGGAGTTCCTCGAAGCCCTCGCCGATCCCGATCACGAGCAACACGAGGACATGCTCCACTGGTCCGGTGGGGACTTCGACGCCGAAGATGCCGGGATCGACAGCATCCTTGAACGCTTCAACCGGCTTGCCAAGAAATGGGCCCCGCGGGCTCGCAAACCCAAAGCCCCCAAGGGCACGACCTGAGAATTGCTCCCATGTGCGGTCCACGCCGGATGGTTACTTCGAAAGAGCATCGAAGCGCCAAACCTTCGCGACTATTAGAAATCCAATCGCGCTAGGTTGGTTTGCCAGTATCAAAATGAATATTAAGCTTCGCTCAAGGAGGCCGATCAGCTCTCCACCCGCTGGGGCGCTAGCACTTTCTTGGCCAAAACCTGAGTTCGTCAACAGCCTTTCGATAGCAAAGCCACCGGCTCGCACGGTAATAAATGAGCCAGCGATCAAGGCAAATACTCCTGGAATCCACTTATGGTCTGACCATAGCGCTTGAGCCCAGAGGTCAGAAAACCAAGCTGCAATAAAGGCATATGAGATCAGATGCGCAGCTTGGTCGAAAACGAATGATTTCAAGGTCGGCGGAGCAAAGCTCTTCGCGAAGTCGATCAGGAGATGACTCGCGAAGACGAGCGCGAGTGCGATTAGAAAGCCGGTGGAAAATTGTAAGAGCGCAACTGCGCTGAGACCGAGAAGGATCGCAAGATGCGATGCGA contains:
- a CDS encoding transposase, producing MSDHRYRPEIEILSVTDTGRRRRWTDEEKVRIVEESFGGRGRVAETARRHDIGRTLLVRWRRQYREGRLTSGDARPQFTPLAIAAPEEAEDQGGPFAPVPTPETAEVLMADITLANGRRLSVAATIDPMVLARLVQALDPS
- a CDS encoding DUF3307 domain-containing protein, producing MIETFTALLFTHTLTDFAFQSDRMAHRKAKREITAFASHLAILLGLSAVALLQFSTGFLIALALVFASHLLIDFAKSFAPPTLKSFVFDQAAHLISYAFIAAWFSDLWAQALWSDHKWIPGVFALIAGSFITVRAGGFAIERLLTNSGFGQESASAPAGGELIGLLERSLIFILILANQPSAIGFLIVAKVWRFDALSK
- a CDS encoding iron-sulfur cluster assembly accessory protein gives rise to the protein MFNVPGQDPVTLTDAAVAQIAKLMSREDAAGFRIGVKKGGCAGMEYTMEVAAEAGPMDIVVEKGPARVLIAPMAQMFMLGTEIDYETGLLESGFKFRNPNVVDECGCGESIKFADMEAPQSNG
- the tnpB gene encoding IS66 family insertion sequence element accessory protein TnpB (TnpB, as the term is used for proteins encoded by IS66 family insertion elements, is considered an accessory protein, since TnpC, encoded by a neighboring gene, is a DDE family transposase.) encodes the protein MIAFPAGVRVWIAGGVTDMRRGMNTLALTVQQGLGRDPHAGEIFCFRGRKGELVKLLWHDGVGMSLYTKRLEAGKFIWPTSGSGEAVQISAAQLGYLLEGIDWRNPRWTQRPAKAG
- the tpiA gene encoding triose-phosphate isomerase, translated to MRKKLAAGNWKMNGLKSNLGEVSALTEAHPSPACDVLLCPPATLIGAMAEAAGGKLAVGGQDCHMNESGAHTGDISAQMIADAGGSYVIVGHSERRADHHESDLIVRAKAEAAIGAGLIAVICVGETEAQRDGEQTLDVIGAQLAGSVPDGATAANCVIAYEPVWAIGTGRTPTLEQIAEVHDFMRNTLVARFADEGNGMRLLYGGSVKPSNAEEIFATSNVDGALVGGASLKASDFGAIIAALEAS
- a CDS encoding IS66 family transposase; protein product: MSNNASEIARLRAALAASEARAEAAESELAQTRAVVSTSEAMIKHLRLEIAKLRREQYGHSSERRARLIDQMELQLEELEAAATEDEIAAEKLAKTTIVAGLKRRRPARKPFPEHLPRERVVIAAPTACSCCGSDRIVKMGEDVTETLEVIPRQWKVIQTVREKFTCRTCEKISQPPAPFHATPRGWAGPNLLATILFEKFGQHQPLNRQAERYAREGVDLSLSTLADQVGACAAALEPIHALIGAHVLDGDRLHGDDTTVPLLAKGGTKTARLWTYVRDDRPFGGGAPPAALFQFSRDRGMTNPNRHLAGWQGILQADAYGGYNDLYRADRDPGPVESALCWSHARRKFFELADIKGNARKGKPAHDISPVALEAVARIDAIFDIERGINGLTAAKRQAARHQLSRPLVEELHDWLRAERDRLSKHNPVAKAIDYMFKAERWPAFTGFLEDGRICLTNNAAERALRGIALGRKSWLFAGSERGGDRAAFMYSLIVTAKMNDVDPQAWLADVLVRLPGTTASRVPDLLPWNWARAEQRIAA
- a CDS encoding plasmid pRiA4b ORF-3 family protein gives rise to the protein MTLIARLRIILNDVDPQPMRHIEVPLKIRLDRLHAVIQAAMGWTDTHLYEFRAGDAGWGVPDPDGFYDGPMDAKKTTLEKVLEDTGARTIQYIYDFGDDWDHSIRIERVYEAIPGMIYPRLLKATGACPPEDVGGAWGYEEFLEALADPDHEQHEDMLHWSGGDFDAEDAGIDSILERFNRLAKKWAPRARKPKAPKGTT